A genomic stretch from Sulfurimonas sediminis includes:
- a CDS encoding prepilin-type N-terminal cleavage/methylation domain-containing protein, translating to MRKAFTLIEMMISITILSIMMVYLYRVNASVNKSNTFYEKQVNGFNSLSLKKRVLFLDFSLMLYQQNSIVHNDKNEDVLFLQTTHSLHRRVNPYVTYIVKNKKLYRLESLQKPVYPLSEANKFDVDSLGSVDVFRVYKQKDKAVFLVNLKFENSDRILMKARVLNEY from the coding sequence ATGAGAAAAGCTTTTACACTGATAGAGATGATGATATCTATAACTATTTTATCTATTATGATGGTTTATTTATACAGAGTCAATGCTTCTGTAAACAAAAGTAATACATTTTATGAAAAACAGGTCAATGGATTTAATTCCCTGAGTCTAAAAAAGAGAGTACTTTTTCTGGACTTCTCTTTAATGCTTTATCAGCAAAACAGTATTGTGCATAATGACAAAAATGAAGATGTCCTCTTTTTGCAAACAACACACTCCCTTCACAGAAGAGTAAACCCTTATGTAACCTATATAGTCAAAAATAAAAAACTTTACAGACTCGAATCATTGCAAAAACCTGTTTATCCGTTGTCAGAGGCCAATAAATTTGATGTAGACTCTCTTGGCAGTGTTGATGTCTTCAGAGTCTATAAACAAAAGGATAAAGCAGTTTTTTTAGTAAATTTGAAGTTTGAGAATTCTGACCGTATACTGATGAAGGCAAGGGTTTTAAATGAATACTGA
- a CDS encoding type IV pilus modification PilV family protein, with translation MKQSVSDYKMFCTATCNLRRKAFTLIEVMVAVMIISVVIMALLQINANNTHIFSQVKNQETATQYLSLLVGTKYGFENEKISLEELVSDFDLDDDFRRELKHTDIEIVYQTLQSIDTAMFDESANEEEDNDPNKKNSSGTVYETGRSTLKTKRYSSSLLRLRIR, from the coding sequence ATGAAGCAATCCGTATCGGATTATAAAATGTTCTGTACCGCTACATGTAATCTTCGCAGGAAAGCCTTTACGCTTATAGAAGTGATGGTGGCTGTGATGATTATTTCAGTGGTAATTATGGCTTTACTGCAAATAAATGCCAACAACACACATATATTTTCTCAGGTGAAAAATCAGGAAACGGCCACGCAATATCTTTCATTGCTTGTAGGAACAAAGTATGGCTTTGAAAATGAAAAAATATCTTTGGAGGAGTTGGTTTCAGACTTTGATTTGGATGATGATTTTAGAAGAGAACTCAAACATACAGATATAGAAATAGTGTATCAAACACTGCAGAGTATTGATACAGCCATGTTTGATGAATCTGCAAACGAGGAAGAAGATAACGATCCAAATAAGAAAAACAGTTCAGGAACTGTCTACGAAACAGGAAGAAGTACATTGAAAACCAAGCGCTATTCCTCATCACTGTTACGGTTAAGAATACGATGA
- a CDS encoding heparan-alpha-glucosaminide N-acetyltransferase: MNTEMYKLQTRYFDLDFIRGIAIVFMVVFHFCFDLNNFHFIDINIYHGTFWHYFRYIIVSLFLLCVGVSLYLVNESGYNFTKDLKRFFLILANAMLVSAASYFTFPHSFIYFGVLHFIAFASLFALAFVKLPKTALLAGITIIVLSYNNTLHMHWLYNILQMPLYLPKHPEDLVPFTPWFGVVLVGIFIGYKKLFIFNTVQNYFTKKVSFLGKHSLLIYMLHQPVLFGTVFSMHEILK, encoded by the coding sequence ATGAATACTGAAATGTATAAGCTGCAAACACGCTATTTTGATTTGGATTTTATTCGCGGAATTGCTATTGTGTTCATGGTTGTTTTTCATTTTTGTTTCGATTTGAATAATTTTCATTTCATAGATATAAATATCTATCATGGAACTTTTTGGCACTATTTCCGTTATATCATAGTAAGTCTGTTTCTGTTATGTGTCGGAGTATCACTTTATCTGGTCAATGAAAGCGGCTACAACTTTACAAAAGACTTGAAAAGATTTTTTCTTATTCTTGCGAATGCTATGCTTGTCTCTGCAGCTAGTTATTTTACATTCCCTCACAGTTTTATCTATTTTGGTGTCTTGCATTTTATTGCATTTGCTTCTCTTTTTGCGCTTGCATTTGTAAAGCTTCCAAAAACTGCTTTGCTTGCAGGGATCACAATTATAGTGTTAAGTTATAATAACACTCTTCATATGCATTGGCTCTATAATATCCTGCAAATGCCACTATATCTGCCAAAGCATCCGGAGGATTTAGTTCCTTTTACTCCGTGGTTTGGTGTTGTTCTTGTTGGCATTTTTATTGGCTACAAAAAACTTTTTATTTTTAATACAGTACAAAATTATTTTACGAAAAAAGTATCTTTTCTGGGAAAGCATTCCCTGCTGATTTATATGCTTCACCAACCTGTTCTTTTTGGGACAGTTTTTAGTATGCATGAAATTTTGAAATAG